One window of the Candidatus Jettenia sp. genome contains the following:
- a CDS encoding DUF721 domain-containing protein, whose protein sequence is MKEELPERYFFSKNKVMRIGQILKDAFPKKCNDRTYQSIKNAWGNIVGNEVCQITKITGFKNGVLYVIVESSVMIHHLTNFEKNAIINRINTILKTRYIEDIHFKVGILNDVGKK, encoded by the coding sequence ATGAAGGAAGAATTGCCCGAAAGGTATTTTTTTAGCAAGAATAAAGTCATGAGAATTGGCCAGATATTAAAAGATGCATTTCCAAAAAAATGCAATGATAGAACTTATCAGAGCATAAAAAATGCATGGGGTAATATCGTAGGTAATGAGGTTTGCCAAATTACTAAAATTACAGGCTTTAAGAATGGCGTGTTATATGTAATTGTAGAATCATCCGTTATGATTCACCATTTGACTAATTTTGAGAAAAATGCTATAATTAACAGAATTAATACTATACTAAAGACTCGGTATATAGAAGACATTCATTTTAAAGTAGGGATCCTAAATGACGTCGGAAAAAAGTAA
- the dnaN gene encoding DNA polymerase III subunit beta, translated as MNLNFVGVDLYRGFNLVTSIVPSSTVKNVLQGVRLEVRDGKAELTSTDLEVLVKYTLPVKDYTGEGGIVLPAVRVNNILREWSGNDEISIIVEGSNCTIKSKGGYFKVVGEDFGQFPEIHANDIKGFVEIDGEVFADMVGKVAHAVSTVRARSTLCGIFIRIDKDDITMAAADGNRLSTIKRKVSNPDEISMEGIVTVKCLTFLQRFTSECKGALKVGIGESQIRFKGEGGEVISQLIDGQYPKYEEVIPKGNDKRAEINRDELLSTVRMASFMTSEGYRVVKFVYRKDKLILLSKAMDIGETELEIAANYDGPELEISFNPDYVLDVLKVSDNDIVTMELKDASDAAILKTGYEQLNVIMPVELK; from the coding sequence ATGAATTTAAATTTTGTTGGTGTTGATTTATACAGGGGTTTTAATTTAGTAACCAGTATAGTTCCGTCTTCAACTGTGAAGAATGTGTTACAGGGAGTGAGGTTAGAGGTTAGAGATGGAAAAGCAGAATTGACATCGACCGATTTGGAGGTGTTGGTCAAATATACGCTGCCGGTAAAAGATTATACAGGTGAAGGTGGTATCGTTTTGCCTGCGGTCCGTGTTAATAATATTCTCAGAGAATGGTCTGGCAACGATGAGATATCCATAATAGTAGAAGGGAGTAACTGTACAATAAAGTCAAAGGGTGGATATTTTAAAGTAGTGGGAGAAGATTTTGGACAATTTCCTGAGATTCACGCAAATGATATTAAGGGTTTTGTTGAGATAGATGGTGAAGTTTTTGCTGACATGGTAGGAAAGGTTGCTCATGCGGTGTCAACAGTAAGGGCAAGAAGTACTCTTTGTGGTATTTTTATCAGAATAGATAAAGATGACATTACTATGGCTGCAGCAGATGGGAATAGGTTGTCTACGATAAAACGCAAAGTGAGCAATCCTGATGAAATCTCGATGGAGGGAATAGTTACCGTGAAATGTTTGACATTTTTACAACGTTTCACATCAGAGTGTAAAGGAGCTTTAAAGGTTGGGATAGGTGAGTCGCAGATAAGATTTAAAGGCGAAGGCGGTGAGGTAATATCTCAACTGATAGATGGTCAATATCCAAAGTACGAAGAAGTTATTCCTAAAGGGAATGATAAGAGGGCTGAAATAAATAGGGATGAATTGCTATCCACCGTAAGAATGGCATCGTTTATGACAAGTGAGGGGTACCGTGTTGTGAAATTTGTTTACCGGAAAGATAAATTAATACTCCTGTCAAAGGCTATGGACATTGGAGAAACCGAACTAGAGATTGCTGCTAACTATGACGGACCGGAGTTAGAGATAAGTTTTAATCCTGATTATGTTTTAGATGTCTTAAAGGTTTCTGATAATGATATAGTTACTATGGAATTAAAAGACGCTAGTGATGCTGCAATACTTAAGACTGGCTATGAGCAGTTAAATGTTATTATGCCCGTTGAGTTAAAGTAG
- the dnaA gene encoding chromosomal replication initiator protein DnaA, which produces MPNSFEQSDITLEISAKGGTISEIEKDFILKSMLSEIKKVVTAQQFDIWFSCLKIHTVTDNSITFIAPNDFIREWLYSNYTDLFSGAIYKVLNSLREVIFSTENEIYGRTLALPYNENFTSSNTAVSEEYCAIPLNKYYSFENFVVGSCNRLAHAAAIAVSESPGHAYNPLFIHGMSGLGKTHLLHAINNVLLSKRTLKTLYLSCEHFVNHYISTIRSNSWDSFRRLYRNVDVLLIDDIHFFENSQGCREEFFHTFNALYNARKQIVITSDCPPESINSLEDRLVSRFKWGLLCGIDNPAIETRTAIVEKKAFLWGIGLSHESALYLAENVPGNIRELEGAIARLSKESKITKNCITLDLVKKISREILGDKKTVNIEIVLKAVSNRFNVSVSQLQSKCRARNLTLPRQIAMYLSRKLTSMSLKEIGGYIGGRDHSTVIHADEKIVKMLKKDKNLLFILQKLESELQK; this is translated from the coding sequence ATGCCTAACAGTTTTGAACAATCTGATATAACACTGGAAATATCCGCCAAAGGGGGGACTATTTCTGAAATCGAAAAAGATTTCATACTAAAAAGTATGTTATCTGAGATAAAGAAGGTAGTTACTGCACAGCAATTTGATATATGGTTTTCCTGTCTTAAGATACATACTGTTACGGATAACAGTATTACGTTTATCGCGCCGAATGATTTTATCAGGGAGTGGCTGTATAGCAATTATACAGATTTATTTTCAGGCGCTATCTACAAAGTGCTGAATTCCCTGAGAGAAGTAATTTTTTCTACGGAAAATGAAATTTATGGGCGGACATTAGCTCTTCCTTATAATGAAAATTTTACTTCATCGAATACTGCTGTTTCTGAAGAGTATTGTGCTATACCGCTAAATAAGTATTACAGTTTTGAGAATTTTGTTGTAGGATCATGTAACAGATTGGCGCATGCGGCAGCCATTGCTGTCTCTGAATCCCCAGGGCATGCATATAATCCCCTTTTTATACATGGGATGTCAGGTCTCGGTAAAACGCATCTTTTGCATGCAATAAATAATGTATTACTGTCGAAGCGCACGTTAAAGACGCTTTACCTGTCTTGCGAGCATTTTGTAAACCATTACATTTCTACAATACGTTCGAATAGCTGGGATTCGTTTAGAAGATTGTACAGAAACGTGGATGTGCTTTTAATTGATGATATACATTTTTTCGAGAATTCTCAAGGGTGCAGGGAGGAATTTTTTCATACATTTAACGCACTTTATAATGCGAGAAAGCAGATTGTTATTACGAGCGATTGTCCCCCGGAGTCTATAAATTCCTTAGAAGATAGACTTGTTTCCCGATTTAAATGGGGACTTTTATGCGGCATAGACAATCCGGCTATAGAAACACGAACTGCTATCGTCGAAAAAAAAGCATTTTTGTGGGGTATCGGCTTGTCTCATGAATCTGCCCTGTATCTTGCGGAAAATGTACCTGGTAATATCAGAGAACTCGAGGGTGCAATAGCAAGGCTTAGCAAGGAATCGAAGATAACAAAGAATTGTATTACGTTAGATCTGGTTAAAAAGATTTCCCGGGAAATATTAGGGGATAAGAAAACAGTTAATATTGAGATTGTTCTTAAGGCTGTTTCGAATAGATTTAATGTAAGTGTATCACAGCTTCAGTCTAAGTGTAGAGCAAGGAATCTTACGTTGCCACGTCAGATAGCAATGTATTTGTCGAGAAAGCTAACGAGTATGTCGTTAAAGGAGATTGGAGGATACATCGGTGGAAGGGATCATTCAACGGTGATTCATGCAGATGAGAAGATAGTAAAAATGCTGAAAAAGGATAAAAACCTCCTCTTTATTTTACAAAAACTGGAAAGTGAATTACAAAAGTGA
- a CDS encoding urea transporter, protein MNLKNFVEIILRGISQVFLLNNTITGILFLVGIFYNSWIMGTGAIIGVFIGTLTALFLKYCKNDVNQGLYGYNGTLVGLAIVYFFGFNTPSVIAIFFGSILSSILMKMMSIRGMPPYTAPFIISTWIALSLLVKLSIIPLQMTQLPDADALKIIPAVSKGIGQVMFQGDTVTGIVFFIGLLISSRISALYALLGSVLGVVVAFVFSFPLTMINIGLFSFNGVLCGIAFSHKKWNSIIPAIVSIVISIFMTYGIINLGIISLTSPFVISTWLVLLFNTKIKSIFYRRFEERKYL, encoded by the coding sequence ATGAACCTTAAAAATTTTGTAGAAATTATTCTCCGTGGAATTAGTCAGGTATTTTTGCTCAATAATACAATAACGGGAATTTTATTCTTGGTAGGAATTTTTTATAATTCCTGGATAATGGGTACTGGAGCTATCATAGGGGTCTTTATAGGCACACTTACTGCATTATTCCTTAAATATTGCAAAAACGATGTTAACCAGGGTCTCTACGGCTATAACGGTACCCTGGTTGGCCTGGCAATTGTTTATTTCTTCGGATTCAACACACCATCGGTAATTGCCATATTCTTTGGTTCTATCCTATCATCAATTCTTATGAAGATGATGAGTATACGGGGAATGCCTCCCTATACAGCACCATTCATTATCTCAACCTGGATAGCATTGTCCTTGCTCGTAAAACTATCTATTATTCCCCTGCAAATGACGCAGTTACCAGATGCAGATGCTTTGAAAATTATTCCTGCTGTAAGTAAGGGCATTGGACAGGTAATGTTTCAGGGGGATACGGTTACCGGTATTGTATTTTTTATTGGGTTATTAATAAGCTCAAGAATATCTGCACTATATGCGCTCTTAGGGTCAGTGCTTGGCGTTGTGGTAGCTTTTGTATTCTCATTTCCACTCACTATGATAAACATCGGATTGTTCAGCTTTAATGGCGTTTTATGCGGTATAGCATTTTCACATAAAAAATGGAATTCTATTATCCCGGCAATAGTATCCATTGTTATTTCTATTTTTATGACTTATGGAATAATAAATTTAGGTATTATTAGCCTCACTTCGCCCTTTGTAATATCTACCTGGCTCGTTTTGCTGTTTAATACTAAGATCAAATCAATTTTCTATCGGAGATTTGAAGAAAGAAAATATCTATAA
- a CDS encoding LysR family transcriptional regulator: MKVKFKIWLEENDGVAFAEGRRMLLEAVNRLGSLHAAAKELGMSYRAAWGKIKATEKVLGVKLLEVTTGGKGGGGAILTSEAKELILKYKKYTDRVTPLMEKEFKRIFGNQKS, translated from the coding sequence ATGAAAGTAAAATTCAAGATATGGTTAGAAGAGAATGATGGAGTAGCCTTTGCTGAAGGACGAAGGATGCTTCTGGAGGCTGTAAATCGCCTGGGATCATTACATGCAGCAGCGAAAGAACTCGGCATGTCATATCGGGCGGCATGGGGAAAGATCAAGGCCACGGAGAAGGTGTTGGGTGTAAAATTATTGGAGGTTACTACCGGGGGAAAGGGTGGGGGTGGGGCTATCCTGACATCAGAAGCAAAGGAACTAATTCTGAAATATAAAAAGTACACAGATAGGGTGACTCCATTGATGGAAAAGGAATTCAAACGTATTTTTGGAAACCAAAAATCATAA
- a CDS encoding TOBE domain-containing protein, with product MANRLCGTIVNITQGQIHAHVQILWKDIPLSVIITRASCEDMHLSVGDIISVLIKGTDIMLAKSLSGMLSARNRARGIVRQVIQGDVLSKVFVESQGDMFHAIITNTSLREMNLQEGEEVTAIVKSTELILSKEI from the coding sequence ATGGCGAATAGACTGTGCGGAACAATTGTTAATATAACACAGGGGCAGATCCATGCCCATGTCCAAATCCTATGGAAGGACATACCGCTCAGCGTCATCATTACAAGGGCTTCCTGTGAGGACATGCACCTTTCGGTGGGTGATATTATTTCTGTGCTCATCAAGGGCACTGATATTATGCTTGCAAAATCCTTATCGGGGATGCTGAGTGCAAGGAATAGGGCGAGGGGAATTGTACGACAGGTTATTCAGGGGGATGTATTATCAAAGGTTTTTGTGGAGTCTCAGGGTGATATGTTCCATGCCATTATTACCAATACCTCTCTCAGAGAAATGAACCTTCAGGAGGGGGAGGAGGTAACAGCTATTGTAAAATCAACGGAACTGATATTATCGAAGGAAATATAG
- a CDS encoding porin: MRNKWFQYGLSLAMVFCTVYADSAAQNVEARDVIQNKDAYEGGMEDLKKQLNEMEEAFLVQQKMMKQMEAMALSQQEQIKELKNRIETASEKPMTVAKEEIKEEVKQEMKQEVQQEVGNYLASNEAREKLGLGLPGKNEPVNSYYLPDKEKASIGFQTRDGKYSLNVGFRFQTRFTYKDKDEDFDEDDTTDIDVRRARLCFGGNIYSKDLFYNVEIDADSFEVNLRDYYIWWTPAAAEEALSIKGGYFKVPANRQWNSSGFKLLLQDRSIASDNFKQDRDYGLDIFGKPFDGHMEYHAAVFRGVGQNPTKTFGRDENIDNELMYVFTTRYYPFGWYNSYNLATGWDETDLKYEENFKAVIGASVIYNGKQKDTKLADTNSIIGNVDLGMRYRGFTWDSEYYIRENDPEDNGDSITSDGFYTQAGYFVLPKKLEVAARYSMLDPNEDVRNDVQTEYTVGINYYMRGHRQQIQADVGHFVTETTETDKNENRFRLQYQMIF, from the coding sequence GTGAGAAATAAATGGTTTCAATATGGCTTATCGCTGGCTATGGTATTCTGTACTGTATATGCCGATAGCGCGGCGCAGAATGTAGAAGCCCGGGATGTTATTCAAAACAAGGATGCATATGAAGGCGGAATGGAGGACTTGAAAAAGCAGTTAAATGAAATGGAAGAGGCGTTTTTAGTCCAGCAGAAAATGATGAAACAGATGGAGGCAATGGCGTTAAGTCAACAAGAGCAAATCAAGGAATTGAAAAACCGCATTGAGACGGCAAGTGAGAAACCAATGACCGTTGCAAAAGAAGAGATCAAAGAAGAGGTAAAGCAAGAAATGAAACAAGAGGTACAACAAGAGGTGGGAAACTATCTTGCATCGAATGAGGCGCGGGAAAAACTGGGGTTAGGCTTACCCGGCAAAAATGAACCTGTTAACAGCTACTATCTGCCCGATAAGGAAAAGGCTTCAATAGGTTTTCAAACAAGGGATGGAAAATACTCCTTAAATGTGGGTTTCAGATTCCAGACACGCTTTACCTACAAGGATAAAGATGAGGATTTTGACGAAGATGATACAACCGATATTGATGTGCGCAGGGCAAGGCTTTGCTTTGGCGGTAATATCTATAGCAAGGATCTGTTTTATAATGTGGAAATCGACGCAGATAGCTTTGAGGTAAATCTGAGGGATTATTATATCTGGTGGACGCCCGCGGCAGCCGAGGAAGCGCTCAGTATAAAGGGAGGATATTTTAAGGTGCCGGCTAACCGCCAATGGAATTCATCGGGTTTTAAACTCTTACTCCAGGACAGGTCCATTGCCAGCGATAACTTTAAACAGGACCGTGATTACGGTCTGGATATCTTTGGAAAACCGTTTGATGGCCACATGGAATACCACGCAGCCGTTTTCCGCGGCGTCGGCCAGAATCCCACAAAGACATTTGGGAGGGATGAAAATATCGATAATGAACTCATGTATGTGTTTACCACACGATATTATCCCTTTGGATGGTACAATTCCTATAATTTAGCAACGGGTTGGGATGAGACTGATCTGAAATACGAAGAGAATTTTAAGGCCGTAATTGGTGCATCAGTAATCTATAATGGAAAGCAGAAAGACACGAAGCTAGCGGATACCAATTCTATCATTGGTAACGTAGATCTGGGTATGAGATACCGAGGGTTTACCTGGGATAGTGAATATTATATAAGGGAAAATGACCCTGAAGATAATGGCGATTCAATAACCTCCGACGGTTTTTATACTCAGGCAGGGTATTTTGTACTGCCCAAAAAACTGGAAGTTGCTGCCCGGTACTCAATGCTTGACCCTAATGAGGATGTGCGGAATGATGTTCAGACAGAATATACGGTTGGCATCAATTATTACATGCGTGGGCATCGTCAACAGATACAGGCCGATGTGGGTCACTTCGTAACTGAGACCACAGAGACAGATAAAAACGAAAACAGATTCAGATTACAATATCAAATGATATTTTAG
- the modA gene encoding molybdate ABC transporter substrate-binding protein: MRLKIPKRRVTSFIPIACATWLLFLFAAFHHTVRADEKILIAAAANLNPAMNDICKGFEKTYPTIDVEVSYGSSGNFFAQIKQGAPFDIFFSADTTYPARLEEEGLTVKGERRIYAFGSIVLWIPKKSALNPRKGLHIVLDPKVKKLAIANQRLAPYGMAAEEALRHYGLWDKVQDKLVFGENISQTAQFVQSGAADVGIIALSQAISPKMESDGDYWVIPAESYNKLGQAYVVLQRGKDKPGVRKFLEFVQEKKGEKIFSQYGYSLPK; encoded by the coding sequence ATGCGTTTGAAAATACCTAAAAGACGGGTTACGAGTTTTATACCGATAGCATGTGCAACTTGGTTACTATTTTTATTTGCAGCTTTTCACCATACAGTCCGTGCAGATGAAAAAATCCTTATTGCAGCAGCAGCCAACCTGAACCCTGCTATGAACGATATCTGCAAAGGATTTGAGAAGACATACCCCACCATCGATGTGGAGGTGTCGTACGGTTCTTCCGGCAATTTCTTTGCCCAGATTAAACAGGGGGCGCCTTTTGATATATTTTTCTCAGCCGATACAACCTATCCTGCGCGCCTGGAGGAGGAAGGATTAACGGTAAAGGGGGAAAGAAGAATTTACGCCTTTGGAAGTATTGTGCTCTGGATACCGAAGAAATCTGCATTAAATCCCCGAAAGGGATTGCATATCGTTTTAGACCCAAAAGTAAAAAAGCTTGCCATTGCAAACCAAAGACTCGCACCGTATGGCATGGCAGCAGAGGAGGCGCTTCGACACTATGGATTATGGGACAAGGTTCAGGATAAACTGGTCTTCGGAGAAAATATCTCGCAAACGGCACAATTCGTCCAGTCAGGCGCAGCCGATGTAGGAATTATCGCCCTGTCTCAAGCTATTTCACCAAAAATGGAAAGTGACGGAGACTATTGGGTCATACCCGCCGAATCGTATAATAAACTTGGACAAGCCTATGTCGTCCTGCAAAGAGGCAAGGACAAGCCCGGTGTCAGGAAATTCCTGGAATTTGTGCAAGAGAAAAAAGGGGAGAAAATATTTTCTCAATATGGTTATTCACTTCCAAAATAG
- a CDS encoding TOBE domain-containing protein — MKISARNILKGKVKEVKHGMVDTEVDIELPGGAEIVSVITKHSAETLKLAKDKEVYAVIKASNVMIMVD; from the coding sequence ATGAAGATCAGCGCTCGTAATATTTTGAAAGGTAAAGTCAAAGAGGTGAAGCATGGTATGGTGGATACGGAAGTAGATATAGAATTGCCGGGAGGGGCTGAAATTGTATCGGTAATTACTAAACACTCCGCAGAAACTCTGAAACTAGCCAAAGACAAAGAGGTTTATGCGGTTATCAAAGCTTCCAATGTGATGATTATGGTAGACTAA
- the modB gene encoding molybdate ABC transporter permease subunit: MDFTTPLLLTLKLSIITTLLLFIIGIPFAYWLAFSRFRWKFFVESVVALPLVLPPTVLGFYLLMAIGGNSFIGRWYENIFNKALAFSFQGLVVGSFIYSLPFAIRPFQSAFIGVDKKLLEASWSLGRSKLHTFLFIIFPLSRQGIITGCVLSFAHTVGEFGVILMIGGNIPGITKVASVAIYDEVQALNYGTANIYAAILLLFSFLILTIVYFINRRFVAHTF, translated from the coding sequence GTGGATTTTACGACTCCTCTTCTTTTAACCTTAAAGCTTTCTATCATTACAACACTTTTATTATTTATCATAGGCATCCCTTTCGCCTACTGGCTTGCTTTTTCAAGATTTCGCTGGAAGTTTTTCGTTGAGTCTGTGGTAGCCTTACCCCTTGTCCTTCCACCAACCGTCCTGGGTTTTTATCTTCTCATGGCCATTGGGGGGAACAGTTTTATTGGGCGCTGGTACGAGAATATTTTTAATAAGGCCCTTGCATTTTCCTTCCAAGGGCTTGTTGTGGGTTCATTCATCTATAGCCTGCCCTTTGCTATACGACCCTTTCAGTCAGCTTTTATAGGGGTAGATAAAAAATTACTCGAAGCCTCATGGAGTTTGGGTCGATCCAAATTACATACCTTCCTTTTCATTATTTTTCCCCTCTCCCGACAAGGTATCATTACCGGTTGTGTGCTCTCGTTTGCTCACACGGTAGGTGAATTTGGAGTTATCCTTATGATTGGAGGAAACATTCCGGGAATTACGAAAGTTGCATCGGTAGCTATCTATGATGAAGTACAGGCATTAAACTATGGAACAGCCAATATCTATGCTGCAATTCTTTTATTGTTCTCATTTCTTATACTCACCATAGTCTATTTCATAAATAGACGGTTTGTTGCACATACATTCTAA
- a CDS encoding ATP-binding cassette domain-containing protein, whose protein sequence is MLRICIKKTWKEFGLDVSFEIPHKKITALFGPSGSGKTSTLRIIAGLEMADDGIIKYGEEIWFHKKERINLLPQQRSVGFLFQDYALFPHMTVEKNVAYGMKGKEKLKEVKELISLVGLSGYERYYPRQLSGGQKQRIALIRALARKPKILLLDEPLSALDLETRLRLQEDLKRIIQQFHTTTLFVTHDVTEVYKLADYVIVLESGMVVKQGTPEEIFMGKRLSTRIQIAGKVVGIESDPIMAAVTILHGDQYFKALVDTEEVHHLNLMIGDNVVIGAKSSDVILFKVLTKS, encoded by the coding sequence TTGCTAAGAATTTGCATTAAGAAAACATGGAAAGAATTCGGACTAGATGTAAGCTTTGAAATTCCTCATAAAAAAATAACCGCCTTATTTGGTCCTTCTGGGTCGGGTAAGACAAGCACCCTACGTATTATTGCGGGTTTAGAAATGGCCGATGATGGCATAATTAAATATGGAGAAGAGATATGGTTCCATAAAAAGGAAAGGATTAATCTTCTTCCTCAGCAGCGTTCTGTAGGGTTTTTATTCCAGGATTATGCCTTATTTCCTCATATGACCGTGGAAAAAAACGTAGCGTATGGGATGAAAGGAAAAGAGAAATTAAAAGAAGTAAAAGAACTCATATCACTGGTAGGTCTATCCGGCTACGAACGTTATTACCCCAGACAATTATCAGGGGGGCAAAAACAGAGGATTGCCCTGATCAGGGCCTTGGCAAGAAAACCAAAAATCCTTCTCCTGGATGAACCGCTTTCGGCCTTGGATTTAGAGACGAGATTGCGATTGCAGGAAGATTTAAAACGGATTATTCAACAATTTCATACAACGACACTGTTTGTAACTCACGATGTAACGGAGGTATATAAACTAGCCGACTATGTAATCGTGCTGGAATCAGGCATGGTGGTTAAACAGGGAACGCCGGAAGAGATATTTATGGGAAAGAGGCTAAGCACCCGTATCCAGATCGCAGGAAAGGTAGTTGGTATAGAATCCGACCCTATCATGGCTGCTGTTACTATTCTCCATGGAGACCAGTATTTTAAGGCCCTCGTAGATACGGAAGAAGTACACCACCTGAACTTAATGATAGGAGATAATGTTGTAATCGGAGCCAAATCTTCTGACGTGATCTTATTTAAAGTCTTAACAAAATCTTAA
- the pstB gene encoding phosphate ABC transporter ATP-binding protein PstB produces MEYDTDIKGQQKIKIKLENVSFYYGESQVIDAISMDFFERKVTAIIGPSGCGKSTLIKSVNRISEITTKVKIEGKVLLDYKNVYDRDIDLVDLRRRVGMVFQRPNPFPKSIYDNVAFGPRLRGIGKRKQLDEIVEYSLTKAALWNEVKDRLNQSAIGLSGGQQQRLCIARALAVDPEVLLMDEPCSALDPIATARIEELIEDLKKFYTIVIVTHSMQQAARISDYTGFLLQGQLIEYNITTEIFTNPDKRATEDYITGRFG; encoded by the coding sequence ATGGAATACGATACAGATATAAAAGGACAGCAAAAAATAAAGATAAAGCTGGAAAACGTATCCTTTTATTATGGAGAATCGCAGGTGATAGATGCTATCTCAATGGATTTTTTTGAGCGCAAGGTCACCGCCATTATAGGACCTTCAGGGTGTGGAAAATCAACCTTAATTAAGTCGGTCAATCGTATTTCCGAAATTACTACTAAGGTAAAAATCGAAGGAAAGGTCTTGTTGGACTATAAAAATGTTTATGACAGGGATATTGATCTCGTAGATCTGAGGCGGCGTGTTGGCATGGTATTCCAGAGGCCTAATCCCTTTCCTAAATCTATTTATGATAATGTGGCCTTTGGTCCGCGCCTTCGTGGAATAGGCAAAAGGAAACAGTTAGATGAGATCGTAGAATATAGTTTAACCAAGGCAGCCCTTTGGAATGAAGTTAAAGACCGGCTTAATCAGAGTGCAATTGGACTTTCCGGAGGGCAACAGCAACGACTATGCATTGCACGGGCATTGGCAGTTGATCCAGAAGTCTTGTTAATGGATGAACCGTGTTCTGCTCTTGATCCAATAGCAACAGCAAGGATTGAAGAACTTATTGAGGATTTGAAAAAGTTCTATACCATAGTAATCGTTACCCATAGCATGCAACAGGCAGCGCGCATATCTGATTATACGGGATTTTTATTGCAAGGACAATTAATAGAGTATAATATAACCACTGAAATATTTACCAACCCTGACAAGAGGGCCACTGAAGACTATATCACAGGAAGATTCGGATAA
- the phoU gene encoding phosphate signaling complex protein PhoU — MERHFDQQLGALRKNLIQMASCVETAIANAVKSLIERNSELASLVVQNDEQIDILELEIDKQCVDLLALRQPLAIDLRFITSSIKITNNLERMGDLAVNIAERVIPLNQEPQLKPLIDIPRMATITQTMVKDSIDAFVNRDTELARSVYERDSTVDALNDQIFRELLTYMIQDPANITRAVHLMLISRHLERIADHSTNIAEEVVYIVKAKVVKHRAHAFEEP, encoded by the coding sequence ATGGAAAGACATTTCGATCAACAATTAGGGGCATTGAGAAAGAACCTCATTCAGATGGCATCCTGCGTGGAGACTGCTATTGCCAACGCCGTGAAATCCCTGATTGAAAGGAATAGCGAGCTGGCTAGCCTTGTTGTGCAGAACGATGAACAGATAGATATCTTAGAATTAGAGATTGATAAACAATGTGTGGATTTACTTGCATTGCGGCAGCCTCTGGCTATTGATCTCCGGTTTATTACCTCATCAATTAAGATTACCAATAATCTCGAACGTATGGGTGATCTTGCTGTCAATATTGCAGAACGCGTAATTCCTCTCAACCAGGAACCACAATTAAAACCGCTCATCGATATTCCAAGAATGGCTACTATTACCCAGACGATGGTTAAGGATAGTATCGATGCCTTTGTAAACCGGGATACAGAACTAGCGCGATCAGTATACGAGCGGGATTCTACGGTAGATGCCCTGAATGATCAGATTTTCCGTGAATTATTAACCTATATGATACAAGATCCTGCAAATATAACACGTGCCGTTCATTTAATGCTGATTTCCCGTCATCTCGAAAGAATTGCCGATCACTCTACCAATATTGCCGAAGAGGTAGTGTATATTGTTAAGGCAAAAGTTGTCAAACATCGGGCGCACGCCTTTGAAGAACCATAA